A window from Kluyveromyces lactis strain NRRL Y-1140 chromosome E complete sequence encodes these proteins:
- the SAY1 gene encoding steryl deacetylase (some similarities with uniprot|P53324 Saccharomyces cerevisiae YGR263C), with protein MTVKETLVGIVILSCALPIALCKWSRSLNKTSMPRGRLFLVTLTRVICDASNPAIIRYILNPWMGLLSWLLFQAYRFPKHNHSGYWLRTAPVDRKPGVDKKLLLYVHGGGFMFGLIPWMLIVLWTVGKKLDDDVAILVLDYPVMANCPETIDYVWKEYLELTETFTEINLIGDSCGGNLILNILLKCHENKMTIPKRAIAISPWCNVLDRDSVDVERLNGYNVDMLSMKVLTVFQNSYMQNVVDPSQYLKYLNFTSIPRETWTEILSDTKLFITYGDLEMFKNQIELFINHISPNENLIAEIFPCGSHIEPLVLGYHQSLDKWAKFLSKSDETSF; from the coding sequence ATGACTGTAAAAGAAACTTTGGTAGGTATTGTTATATTATCATGCGCATTACCGATTGCGCTGTGCAAATGGAGTAGAAGTTTGAATAAGACCTCTATGCCTCGCGGTAGACTTTTCCTAGTGACGTTGACTCGAGTTATATGCGATGCCAGTAACCCTGCTATCATAAgatatattttgaatcCATGGATGGGCTTGTTATCTTGGCTACTATTCCAGGCGTACCGTTTCCCCAAACACAACCATAGTGGATACTGGCTTCGGACGGCACCAGTGGATAGAAAACCTGGTGTTGACAAGAAATTGTTATTATACGTTCATGGTGGTGGGTTCATGTTTGGATTAATTCCGTGGATGCTAATCGTCCTCTGGACCGTAGGCAAAAAATTGGACGATGATGTTGCCATACTAGTATTAGATTACCCTGTAATGGCGAATTGCCCTGAGACGATTGACTATGTGTGGAAAGAGTACCTTGAGCTTACAGAGACGTTTACGGAAATAAATCTGATTGGCGATTCGTGCGGAGGAAATTTGATCTTAAACATCTTGTTGAAATGTCACGAAAATAAAATGACAATTCCAAAGCGCGCCATTGCAATATCTCCATGGTGCAACGTCTTAGACCGAGACTCTGTAGACGTTGAAAGGTTAAACGGCTACAACGTAGATATGCTATCGATGAAAGTTTTAACggttttccaaaattcttACATGCAAAACGTAGTTGATCCCAGTCAATACCTaaagtatttgaatttcACATCGATTCCAAGGGAGACTTGGACTGAAATTCTCAGCGACACTAAATTGTTCATCACATATGGTGATCTAGAAATGTTCAAGAATCAAATCGAACTGTTCATCAACCACATCAGTCCCAATGAAAACTTGATTGCGGAAATTTTTCCGTGTGGGTCCCACATCGAGCCTTTAGTGCTAGGTTATCACCAGTCTTTGGATAAGTGGGCCAAATTTCTCAGTAAATCCGATGAAACGTCATTTTGA
- the ALD6 gene encoding aldehyde dehydrogenase (NADP(+)) ALD6 (highly similar to uniprot|P54115 Saccharomyces cerevisiae YPL061W ALD6 Cytosolic aldehyde dehydrogenase that is activated by Mg2 and utilizes NADP as the preferred coenzyme) has protein sequence MSSTIAEKLNLKIVEQDAVSITLPNGLTYQQPTGLFINNQFIKSQDGKTLKVENPSTEEIIVEVQSATSQDVEYAVEAADAAFNSEWSTMDPKKRGSLLFKLADLIEAQKELIASIESADNGKTLALARGDVGLVIDYIRSAAGYADKLGGRTINTGDGYANFTYKEPLGVCGQIIPWNFPLMMLSWKIAPALVAGNTVILKPASPTPLNALFFASLCKEAGIPAGVVNIVPGPGRSVGDTITNHPKIRKIAFTGSTDIGRDVAIKAAQSNLKKVTLELGGKSAHLVFEDANIKKTIPNLVNGIFKNAGQICSSGSRIYVQDTIYDQLLSEFKTYLETEIKVGSPFDESNFQAAINNKAQFETILNYIDIGKKEGASILTGGERVGNKGYFIKPTVFYNVKEDMRIVKEEIFGPVVTISKFSTVDEAVALANDSEFGLGAGIETENISVALKVAKRLKAGTVWINTYNDFDAAVPFGGYKQSGYGREMGEEAFESYTQIKAVRIKLD, from the coding sequence ATGTCCTCTACAATTGCTGAGAAATTGAACCTCAAGATCGTCGAACAAGACGCTGTTAGCATCACTTTGCCAAACGGTTTGACTTACCAACAACCAACTGGTTTGTTCATCAACAATCAGTTCATCAAGTCTCAAGACGGTAAGACTTTGAAGGTTGAAAACCCATCTACTGAGGAAATCATTGTCGAAGTCCAATCTGCTACTTCTCAAGACGTCGAGTACGCCGTTGAAGCTGCCGATGCTGCTTTCAACTCCGAATGGTCTACTATGGACCCAAAAAAGCGTGGTTCTTTGTTGTTTAAGTTGGCTGACTTGATTGAAGCTCAAAAGGAATTGATTGCTTCTATCGAATCTGCTGACAACGGTAAGACTTTGGCCCTAGCCAGAGGTGATGTTGGTTTGGTCATTGACTACATCAGATCTGCTGCTGGTTATGCTGACAAGTTGGGTGGTAGAACTATCAACACTGGTGATGGTTACGCTAACTTCACTTACAAGGAACCTCTAGGTGTCTGTGGTCAAATCATCCCATGGAACTTCCCATTGATGATGCTTTCTTGGAAGATCGCCCCTGCTTTGGTTGCTGGTAACACCGTTATCTTGAAGCCAGCTTCCCCAACCCCATTGAACGCTTtgttctttgcttctttgtGTAAGGAAGCAGGTATCCCAGCTGGTGTCGTTAACATCGTTCCAGGTCCAGGTAGATCCGTTGGTGACACCATCACCAACCATCCAAAAATTAGAAAGATTGCCTTCACTGGTTCCACTGACATTGGTAGAGACGTTGCTATCAAGGCTGCCCAATCTAACTTGAAGAAGGTCACCTTGGAATTGGGTGGTAAATCCGCTCATTTGGTCTTTGAAGATGCCAACATTAAGAAGACTATTCCAAACTTGGTCAACGGTATTTTCAAGAATGCTGGTCAAATTTGTTCCTCTGGTTCCAGAATCTATGTCCAAGACACCATCTACGATCAACTATTGTCTGAATTCAAGACTTACCTGGAAACTGAAATTAAGGTCGGTTCCCCATTCGATGAATCTAACTTCCAAGCTGCTATCAACAACAAGGCTCAATTCGAAACTATCTTGAACTACATCGACATCGGTAAGAAGGAAGGTGCTTCTATCTTGACTGGTGGTGAAAGAGTAGGCAACAAGGGTTACTTCATTAAACCAACTGTATTCTACAACGTTAAGGAAGATATGAGAATCGTCaaggaagaaatctttggtCCTGTCGTCACCATCTCCAAGTTCTCTACTGTCGACGAAGCTGTCGCTTTGGCTAACGACTCCGAATTCGGTTTGGGTGCTGGTATCGAAACTGAAAACATCTCCGTTGCCTTGAAGGTCGCAAAGAGACTAAAAGCTGGTACCGTCTGGATCAACACTTACAACGATTTCGACGCTGCCGTTCCATTCGGTGGTTACAAGCAATCTGGTTACGGTAGAGAAATGGGTGAAGAAGCTTTCGAATCTTACACTCAAATCAAGGCCGTCAGGATCAAGTTGGATTAA
- the KTR3 gene encoding mannosyltransferase KTR3 (similar to uniprot|P38130 Saccharomyces cerevisiae YBR205W KTR3 Putative alpha-1 2-mannosyltransferase involved in O- and N-linked protein glycosylation member of the KRE2/MNT1 mannosyltransferase family), translating into MQPKKKLMPKSAFLVKKYERHIRLLFIAFITVLCFVFITRSGNGSSETPVLPPKTVEPAVSSPGGAKDKFLKPHTDKVQNVFYPEDDGVREKACMVTLARNKDLWHLVTSVRDVEDRFNKNYHYDWVFLNDEPFNEEFKSVMTAMVSGTAKFGVIPKEHWSFPDWIDQDKAAEVRKQMKEDGIIYGDSVSYRHMCRYESGFFWRHELLDEYEWYWRVEPDIKLFCDIHYDVFKLMKQNNKKYGFILSVSEYEKTIPTLWETTKNFMKEYPQHVKENNLMKFISNDGGKTYNMCHFWSNFEIASLELWRSPAYREYFDYLDRSGGFFYERWGDAPIHSIAAALFLEPEEFHFFDGIGYYHPGFTSCPVEEAIRLQNRCTCDPGDDQTWGDSYFCTRKYFGARGLKLPKEVR; encoded by the coding sequence ATGCAGCCGAAGAAAAAGCTCATGCCAAAATCGGCATTTCTTGTGAAGAAATATGAGCGTCATATTAGATTGCTGTTCATTGCATTCATCACGGTTTTATGTTTCGTGTTCATTACACGTTCTGGTAATGGTAGCAGCGAAACGCCAGTGCTTCCACCAAAGACTGTCGAACCAGCAGTGTCGAGTCCTGGTGGTGCAAAAGATAAGTTCCTGAAGCCTCATACTGATAAGGTTCAGAACGTTTTTTACccagaagatgatggtGTTAGAGAAAAGGCCTGTATGGTCACCTTagcaagaaacaaagattTATGGCATTTGGTTACATCTGTGAGGGATGTTGAAGATAGATTCAACAAGAACTATCATTACGATTGGGTCTTTTTGAACGATGAACCGTTCAACGAGGAATTCAAAAGTGTTATGACAGCAATGGTCAGTGGTACCGCTAAATTTGGTGTGATTCCAAAGGAACACTGGTCCTTCCCAGACTGGATTGACCAGGATAAGGCGGCAGAAGTCAGAAAACAGATGAAAGAAGACGGTATCATTTACGGTGACTCCGTCTCTTACAGACATATGTGTAGATACGAATCCGGATTCTTCTGGAGACACGAGTTACTTGACGAGTATGAATGGTATTGGCGTGTGGAACCAGATATCAAGTTGTTCTGTGATATTCACTACGATGTTTTTAAGTTAATGAAGCAAAACAACAAGAAGTACGGGTTCATCTTATCCGTTAGCGAATACGAAAAAACGATTCCTACTTTATGGGAAACCaccaaaaatttcatgaaGGAATACCCACAACACGTCAAGGAAAAtaatttgatgaagtttATCTCCAACGATGGTGGTAAGACTTATAACATGTGTCACTTCTGGTCTAACTTCGAAATCGCATCGCTAGAATTATGGAGATCCCCTGCCTACCGTGAGTACTTCGACTACTTGGACCGTTCCGGTGGGTTCTTCTACGAGAGATGGGGTGATGCTCCGATTCATTCCATTGCCGCTGCACTTTTCTTAGAACCAGAAGAATTCCATTTCTTCGACGGCATAGGATACTACCATCCAGGATTCACTTCATGTCCTGTGGAAGAAGCTATCAGATTACAAAACAGATGTACATGTGACCCAGGCGATGACCAAACTTGGGGTGACAGTTATTTCTGCACAAGAAAATACTTCGGTGCCCGTGGTTTGAAACTACCAAAGGAGGTCAGGTAA
- the LDH1 gene encoding triacylglycerol lipase (weakly similar to uniprot|P38139 Saccharomyces cerevisiae YBR204C Hypothetical ORF), which produces MAFYQYPVPLSGTSIENIVSKYAGHPDKLNELVLSNAKDFHNELIESHLEMVHLPLRDIEIRIQTCHNLGSYKSKSVDKLVLMIHGLGGNLTHYEPLISKYVHDHTPFLAFDLPGFGDSDELDQYNMGDVISLICELVHKMCQCKTISIIGHSMGALLSVQVANTISVKCHGLILIGTPPLQNKALKNPFVRLLLKLLWYHPGIFDFYRVRFDQSKGLKSSGIVKFYYRAGNTYGKLYQYYRNIQIKSKSLVGYFLGWQEVSNVPNATPIHLIHGDKDTICAVEKLAQWRTLEGVTVTVDVITDCSHNCLLDATEETLELIMKYT; this is translated from the coding sequence ATGGcattttatcaatatccTGTGCCCTTATCTGGGACAAGCATCGAGAACATAGTCAGCAAGTACGCGGGTCATCCCGATAAGTTGAATGAGCTAGTTCTTTCCAACGCTAAAGACTTCCATAATGAGCTGATCGAATCACACTTAGAGATGGTCCATTTGCCGTTACGAGATATAGAAATCAGGATCCAAACTTGTCATAATCTAGGGAGTTACAAATCTAAAAGTGTGGATAAGCTAGTGCTCATGATTCATGGACTCGGTGGTAACTTAACACATTATGAGCCGCTTATAAGCAAATATGTACATGATCACACACCATTCCTTGCCTTTGATCTACCGGGGTTTGGTGATTCCGACGAATTGGATCAATACAATATGGGCGACGTTATTAGCCTTATATGCGAATTAGTACACAAAATGTGTCAATGCAAGACGATATCGATAATCGGTCACTCGATGGGGGCATTGTTGTCCGTTCAGGTAGCGAATACGATTTCTGTGAAATGTCACGGCTTAATTCTGATCGGGACTCCTCCGTTGCAGAACAAGGCTTTGAAAAACCCATTTGTAAGACTTCTCCTCAAGTTGCTTTGGTATCATCCTGGCATTTTCGACTTTTATAGGGTTAGGTTTGATCAGAGCAAAGGGTTGAAAAGTAGTGGTATTGTCAAATTCTATTATCGCGCGGGAAACACTTACGGAAAACTATATCAATACTACAGaaatatccaaatcaaGTCTAAATCTCTTGTTGGTTATTTTCTTGGATGGCAGGAAGTTTCCAATGTACCAAATGCAACTCCGATTCATTTGATACATGGCGACAAGGACACGATCTGTGCAGTGGAAAAGCTAGCACAATGGCGCACATTGGAAGGAGTTACTGTCACGGTAGATGTGATCACCGATTGTTCGCACAATTGTTTATTAGATGcaacagaagaaactcTGGAGCTAATAATGAAGTATACATGA